A region from the Sandaracinus amylolyticus genome encodes:
- the greB gene encoding transcription elongation factor GreB, with amino-acid sequence MSASSEDDDEKKPAGPVYTTPEGFARLKNEYEHLGGVERPRVVQGVSDAAAEGDRSENAEYIYGKKRLREIDRRMRFLRKILEAVMVVDPAVDRGDTVFFGATVVLEDDAGETFTYQLVGEHETDAQRGRISYRSPIGAALLRKSVDDEVVVDTPRGRRKLTIVEVIYR; translated from the coding sequence GTGAGCGCGTCGAGCGAAGACGACGACGAGAAGAAGCCCGCCGGCCCGGTGTACACGACGCCCGAGGGGTTCGCGCGGCTGAAGAACGAGTACGAGCACCTCGGCGGCGTCGAGCGCCCGCGCGTCGTGCAAGGCGTGTCCGACGCTGCGGCGGAGGGCGATCGCTCGGAGAACGCGGAGTACATCTACGGCAAAAAGCGGCTGCGCGAGATCGATCGCCGCATGCGCTTCCTGCGCAAGATCCTGGAGGCCGTGATGGTCGTCGATCCGGCGGTCGATCGCGGCGACACCGTGTTCTTCGGCGCGACGGTCGTGCTCGAGGACGACGCGGGCGAGACGTTCACGTACCAGCTCGTCGGCGAGCACGAGACGGACGCGCAGCGCGGCCGCATCTCGTATCGCTCCCCGATCGGCGCGGCGCTGCTGCGCAAGAGCGTCGACGACGAGGTCGTGGTAGACACCCCGCGCGGCCGCCGGAAGCTCACGATCGTCGAAGTGATCTACCGCTGA
- a CDS encoding response regulator — MKRVLVVEDDPHGAEAVARVVRRHAEVVIRSTRADALAELDGVGREGWIAVIIDVGLADGSGLELLADIRQRWDDLPALVVTGQDSRALANRAQALRAEFAFKPFGPDNVLRFVESAIARDPDARVAQVIDELATAWGLTPREREIVTLVVAGHSRDGVMVILGVTENTLKSQTRSLLHKARAASLEAVARAVLERAVGLPLAPGTVPERR; from the coding sequence ATGAAACGCGTCTTGGTGGTCGAGGACGATCCACACGGGGCCGAAGCCGTCGCGCGCGTCGTGCGCAGACACGCCGAGGTCGTCATACGAAGCACACGCGCGGATGCGCTCGCCGAGCTCGATGGGGTCGGCCGCGAGGGTTGGATCGCCGTGATCATCGACGTCGGGCTCGCGGACGGCTCGGGGCTCGAGCTGCTCGCGGACATTCGCCAGCGCTGGGACGATCTTCCGGCGCTCGTCGTCACGGGCCAGGACAGCCGCGCGCTCGCGAACCGCGCGCAGGCGCTGCGCGCGGAGTTCGCGTTCAAGCCCTTCGGCCCCGACAACGTGCTGCGCTTCGTCGAGAGCGCGATCGCGCGCGATCCCGACGCGCGCGTCGCGCAGGTGATCGACGAGCTCGCGACCGCGTGGGGGCTCACGCCGCGCGAGCGCGAGATCGTGACGCTCGTGGTCGCGGGCCACTCGCGCGACGGCGTGATGGTGATCCTCGGCGTCACCGAGAACACGCTGAAGAGCCAGACGCGCAGCTTGCTGCACAAGGCCCGCGCGGCATCGCTCGAGGCGGTCGCGCGCGCCGTGCTCGAGCGCGCGGTGGGCCTTCCGCTCGCGCCGGGCACGGTGCCGGAACGGCGGTAG
- a CDS encoding SAM-dependent methyltransferase, whose product MSAAARSAPPPPPQPTARPRALRPARPRDPVAAYYRDKTESILRKYGPGPRVHFHTGLVDDDHDGAHDLRLAMTRAQERLLDHVRDTLALPAGARILDVGCGLGGSALYFASAGHDVVAITNERSHVAIAARFAREAGVAQRVRFEHRDAHAPPDERFDAAIAIESSCYFDRARWMRATSACLRPGGVLYVVDCFVGDDDERAWFDARWRTRIGPEPEYARAASRAGLDRVHDDDLAPRALRFWDLSIAWIRTTTADHEGVERHARLRDALARGAIRYRSMAWRRKG is encoded by the coding sequence GTGAGCGCCGCGGCGCGCAGCGCTCCTCCGCCTCCACCGCAGCCGACCGCTCGTCCGCGCGCGCTGCGACCCGCGCGACCGCGCGATCCCGTCGCTGCGTACTACCGCGACAAGACCGAGAGCATCCTGCGCAAGTACGGTCCCGGCCCGCGCGTACACTTCCACACCGGGCTCGTCGACGACGACCACGACGGCGCGCACGACCTCCGCCTCGCGATGACGCGCGCGCAGGAGCGCTTGCTCGATCACGTCCGCGACACACTCGCGCTGCCCGCAGGCGCGCGGATCCTCGACGTCGGCTGCGGCCTCGGAGGCAGCGCGCTCTACTTCGCGAGCGCGGGGCACGACGTCGTCGCGATCACCAACGAGCGCTCGCACGTCGCGATCGCAGCTCGCTTCGCGCGCGAGGCCGGCGTCGCCCAACGCGTCCGGTTCGAGCACCGCGACGCTCACGCGCCGCCCGACGAGCGCTTCGATGCCGCGATCGCGATCGAGTCGTCCTGCTACTTCGATCGCGCGCGATGGATGCGCGCGACCAGCGCATGCCTGCGCCCGGGCGGCGTGCTGTACGTCGTCGACTGCTTCGTCGGTGACGACGACGAGCGCGCGTGGTTCGACGCGCGATGGCGCACGCGCATCGGCCCCGAGCCGGAGTACGCCCGAGCGGCCTCGCGCGCCGGGCTCGATCGCGTGCACGACGACGATCTCGCGCCGCGCGCGCTGCGCTTCTGGGATCTCAGCATCGCGTGGATCCGCACGACCACCGCGGATCACGAGGGCGTCGAGCGACACGCGCGACTTCGTGATGCACTCGCGCGTGGAGCGATCCGCTATCGCTCGATGGCGTGGCGTCGAAAGGGATGA